In a genomic window of Pelecanus crispus isolate bPelCri1 chromosome 1, bPelCri1.pri, whole genome shotgun sequence:
- the AMER2 gene encoding APC membrane recruitment protein 2, producing the protein MDSHCDCAESPAAEQPSGRINKTAFKLFKRRKSGGTMPSIFGVRSKGGEGKGASKAGMVRSRTHDGLADAVLESGKKEEPGGGDPPSKEAQGRPAGSLGVSAGSSVAKSHSFFSLLRKNGRPENGKAESADQRAGGRQKKGLKGIFSSMRWHKKDKNGKEERGETSEIQSGLIMPGSLTASLECIKEETPKPLSETPNGAGDGGLEPPREKRGGEAHASAPEPEAGGGESPEGSPRPGEDPATAGRRPEELSRERLDPGAGEVGTAKDAAITGCGDIIADHEEDGGGGSGGCEKSTPGAGKLGASKKHPTMLAYQGGGEEMASPDQVDDTYLQEFWDMLSQTEETQTEGGGGGGTKKLEGLKENRGTEGAQNRVAVKRGGLHQIPIHLNHKEEQKGREKEQHEGVPNSDEGYWDSTTPGPEEDGSMSIQKETIPRDSYSGDALYDLYAEPDENPPVAPTGEEVTCVQRSKPVSPVTTTCSLKTPSSTMKDSKIPISIKHLSSHPASHGTDASNSHHVAHHHLAKSEMHRTKIPVSKVLVRRISNRGLAGTTVKAATYQDSAKK; encoded by the exons atGGACTCGCACTGCGACTGTGCCGAGTCTCCGGCCGCCGAGCAGCCGTCGGGGAGGATTAACAAAACCGCCTTCAAGCTGTTCAAGAGGAGGAAATCCGGGGGCACCATGCCGAGCATCTTCGGGGTGAGGAGCAAaggcggggaggggaagggcgCCAGCAAAGCGGGGATGGTGCGGAGCCGGACGCACGACGGCTTGGCCGACGCCGTGCTGGAGAGCGGCAAGAAGGAGGAACCGGGCGGCGGCGACCCGCCGAGCAAGGAGGCTCAGGGCCGGCCGGCCGGCAGCCTCGGCGTCTCCGCCGGCAGCTCGGTGGCCAAGTCGCACAGCTTCTTCTCCCTGCTGAGGAAGAACGGCAGGCCGGAGAACGGCAAGGCGGAGAGCGCGGATCAGCGGGCTGGCGGCAGACAAAAGAAGGGGCTGAAAGGCATCTTCAGCAGCATGCGATGGcataaaaaggacaaaaatggcaaggaggagaggggggaaacCTCGGAGATCCAGTCCGGCCTCATCATGCCGGGGTCTTTGACTGCCAGCCTGGAGTGCATCAAAGAGGAGACGCCAAAACCTTTGTCTGAAACTCCGAACGGCGCAGGAGACGGCGGGCTGGAACCGCCGCGGGAGAAGCGCGGCGGCGAGGCGCACGCCTCGGCCCCGGAGCCCGAAGCGGGAGGTGGGGAGTCGCCCGAaggcagcccccggcccggggaggACCCTGCCACCGCTGGAAGGCGACCCGAGGAGCTCAGCCGCGAGCGACTGGACCCGGGCGCCGGAGAGGTTGGGACTGCGAAGGATGCGGCCATAACAG GCTGCGGAGATATTATTGCGGACCATGAGGAGGATGGGGGCGGCGGGAGTGGCGGCTGCGAGAAGAGCACCCCCGGGGCCGGCAAGCTGGGTGCCTCCAAGAAGCACCCCACCATGCTGGCCTaccagggaggaggggaggagatggCCAGCCCGGACCAGGTGGATGACACCTACCTGCAGGAGTTCTGGGATATGCTGTCACAGACAGAGGAGACCCAgacagaaggaggaggaggaggtggcacaAAGAAGCTTGAGGGGTTGAAGGAGAACCGAGGTACTGAGGGGGCCCAGAACCGGGTGGCGGTGAAACGTGGTGGCCTCCACCAGATCCCCATTCATCTCAACCACAAAGAAGAACagaagggcagggagaaggagcagcacGAAGGAGTCCCGAACAGCGACGAGGGCTACTGGGATTCCACCACCCCTGGTCCTGAGGAAGATGGTTCCATGAGCATCCAAAAGGAGACCATTCCCAGGGACAGCTACAGCGGGGATGCTCTCTACGACCTCTACGCCGAGCCGGATGAGAACCCACCAGTGGCGCCTACGGGTGAAGAGGTCACCTGTGTGCAACGCTCCAAGCCCGTGTCTCCAGTAACAACCACGTGCTCACTGAAAACACCCTCAAGCACAATGAAGGACTCCAAGATACCCATCAGCATTAAACACCTTTCGTCGCATCCTGCCAGCCATGGAACAGACGCCAGTAACAGCCATCACGTCGCACACCATCACCTGGCCAAAAGCGAGATGCACAGAACAAAAATCCCCGTCTCTAAAGTACTGGTACGCCGGATCAGTAACAGGGGCTTAGCAGGGACAACAGTGAAAGCTGCCACGTACCAGGATAGTGCCAAAAAGTAG